The following proteins are encoded in a genomic region of Methylococcales bacterium:
- a CDS encoding transglycosylase SLT domain-containing protein yields MILANSNRSLRYLLFLSALSTSGCSQQATKYVSINTFDKDGVIISQLDKDGVFVAKNKNKNEKLEKIALKKVALKENIALKKVALEKISLQKIAIKKELPKKQIKERKTVNLVKETKRTELNKDGTQSIWSRMFALYALPDIDNKRVDEEMKKFLKHPSHLVKIQRRAEPYLHLIMDEIESKNIPGELALLPIIESSYRANVTSPASAAGLWQFIPSTGLSFGLKQNWWYDGRRDVYASTRAATKYLKKLSKSFDGDWFLALASYNVGIGNVKKAIRRNKKQDLNTNYWSLKLPKETRDYVPKLLALAKLFANAEKYKLPLKSIPDRPFFKVVNIGSQLGLSKAAKMANMKFDEFFILNPAFNRVTTPPNGPHRLLVKIRDAKNFKYRLNKLPKNQRVDWIKHKIKKGDSLKIIAKLHKTHIKDIVKINKLNREQVKNIEVGKVLKIPPASIRTLVKTRA; encoded by the coding sequence GTGATTTTAGCTAATTCTAACAGGTCATTACGTTATTTATTATTTTTGAGTGCTTTATCAACCTCAGGTTGTTCTCAGCAAGCAACAAAGTATGTTTCAATTAACACCTTTGATAAAGACGGGGTCATTATTTCCCAGCTTGATAAAGACGGTGTTTTTGTTGCTAAAAATAAAAATAAGAATGAAAAACTAGAAAAGATTGCGCTAAAAAAGGTTGCGCTAAAAGAAAATATTGCACTAAAAAAGGTTGCATTAGAAAAGATTTCACTGCAAAAAATTGCGATTAAAAAAGAGCTACCCAAAAAACAGATCAAAGAGCGTAAAACCGTAAACTTAGTTAAAGAAACAAAAAGGACAGAACTCAATAAAGATGGAACTCAATCCATTTGGAGTCGAATGTTTGCATTATACGCGCTTCCTGACATTGATAATAAACGCGTCGATGAAGAAATGAAAAAATTCCTAAAACATCCGAGCCATTTAGTTAAGATTCAACGCCGTGCAGAACCCTATTTGCATCTTATCATGGATGAAATAGAATCAAAAAATATTCCGGGCGAACTTGCTTTATTACCTATTATAGAAAGCTCTTACAGGGCCAATGTTACCTCCCCTGCAAGTGCGGCGGGTTTATGGCAGTTTATTCCGTCAACGGGACTATCCTTTGGCCTAAAGCAAAACTGGTGGTATGACGGTCGTCGTGATGTCTATGCGTCAACCCGTGCTGCAACTAAGTATTTAAAAAAACTAAGCAAATCGTTTGATGGTGATTGGTTTCTCGCCTTAGCCTCTTACAATGTCGGCATTGGAAATGTTAAAAAAGCCATTAGACGTAATAAAAAACAGGATTTAAACACCAATTACTGGTCTTTAAAACTTCCTAAAGAAACACGTGATTATGTCCCTAAGTTATTAGCCCTCGCTAAATTATTTGCGAATGCTGAAAAATACAAGCTTCCTTTAAAATCTATTCCTGATCGACCTTTTTTTAAAGTCGTTAATATTGGATCACAATTAGGTTTATCCAAAGCGGCCAAAATGGCGAACATGAAGTTTGATGAGTTTTTTATATTAAACCCCGCTTTTAACCGTGTCACGACACCGCCTAATGGACCTCATCGCTTATTAGTAAAAATACGTGATGCTAAAAACTTTAAATATCGACTCAATAAATTACCTAAAAATCAACGTGTTGACTGGATTAAGCACAAAATTAAAAAAGGTGATAGCTTAAAAATTATTGCCAAATTACATAAAACACACATTAAAGACATTGTTAAAATTAACAAGTTAAATAGAGAACAAGTTAAAAATATCGAAGTAGGGAAGGTTTTAAAAATTCCACCCGCGTCGATTAGAACCTTAGTTAAAACTCGGGCTTAA
- a CDS encoding methyltransferase domain-containing protein: MKKSIDISCQQTVLQIGALGFEDDYMDCDLYKRFTILDNFAEGTCLATKIQAKAFNLPIQSESIDMIILPHLLEFDAHRFQSMREIERVLKPEGHLIILNFNPWSIWLRSQYVRDKRLAESWRGHFISRSRILDWLKLLNFELKTTTEFEVNSFKTHRNQFSVNKNTLLATAYAINAVKRRYTLIPLAPARVVAPMRLNVATPFKINSTDKRR; the protein is encoded by the coding sequence TTGAAAAAATCGATTGATATAAGTTGTCAGCAAACAGTGCTACAAATTGGAGCTTTAGGTTTTGAAGATGATTATATGGATTGTGACCTCTATAAACGCTTTACCATTTTAGATAATTTTGCAGAGGGGACGTGTCTTGCAACTAAAATTCAGGCTAAAGCTTTTAATTTACCGATACAATCAGAAAGTATTGATATGATTATTTTACCGCATTTATTGGAATTTGATGCTCATCGGTTTCAATCTATGCGCGAAATAGAACGCGTTTTAAAGCCTGAAGGACATTTGATTATTTTGAATTTTAATCCGTGGAGTATTTGGTTACGTTCACAATATGTGCGTGATAAACGGCTTGCAGAATCATGGCGGGGACATTTTATCAGTCGTTCGCGTATTTTAGATTGGTTGAAATTACTTAATTTTGAATTGAAGACAACGACTGAGTTTGAAGTAAATTCATTTAAAACGCATAGAAATCAATTTAGCGTTAATAAAAATACCTTATTAGCGACAGCCTATGCCATTAACGCGGTAAAACGTCGTTATACCCTTATTCCATTAGCCCCTGCGCGTGTTGTCGCACCCATGAGGTTAAATGTAGCAACCCCCTTTAAAATTAATTCAACGGATAAAAGAAGATGA
- the rnhA gene encoding ribonuclease HI translates to MSEKPVIIYTDGACKGNPGKGGWGAWLQYKTHEKELYGGEANTTNNRMELMAAIQALETLTKPCVVELYTDSVYLKDGINKWISNWKKRGWKTANKQPVKNEDLWRRLDAARESHEVSWKWVKGHSGNKGNEKADELANKGVDTLTIR, encoded by the coding sequence ATGAGTGAAAAACCTGTAATTATTTATACCGATGGCGCGTGTAAAGGCAATCCTGGCAAGGGCGGCTGGGGAGCTTGGTTGCAATATAAAACCCATGAAAAAGAATTGTACGGCGGTGAGGCGAATACAACAAATAATCGTATGGAGTTAATGGCGGCTATTCAAGCATTAGAAACGTTAACAAAACCGTGTGTCGTTGAATTGTATACGGATTCTGTTTATTTGAAAGATGGGATTAACAAATGGATTTCAAACTGGAAAAAACGGGGTTGGAAAACGGCTAATAAACAGCCTGTTAAAAATGAGGATTTATGGCGAAGGTTGGATGCTGCGAGAGAGTCTCATGAGGTAAGTTGGAAATGGGTTAAAGGTCATTCAGGAAATAAAGGCAATGAAAAAGCAGATGAGCTTGCAAATAAAGGCGTTGATACGTTAACGATACGCTAA
- a CDS encoding DUF4124 domain-containing protein — MKKNAVFIKSIGFMVLITCFCQPSYAKMYKWVDENGKLFFSDKVPPTQKHLEREQLNKNAQVIQQVEKKEVKKIKVKTKDDLIAEARDEALKVKQKIALDKQHKRDKFLRSTFDSFEFMQISHKGRLKSLDMSIQALDDGLILQKEALIKQKEKLANTNQENKEALKKEHAVVLEIETKMQQDQLKLESICTDRGETEKQQLIDEKRYLLIMKSKSEKPNNK; from the coding sequence ATGAAAAAAAACGCTGTTTTTATTAAAAGTATTGGTTTTATGGTCTTGATAACGTGTTTTTGTCAGCCGAGTTATGCAAAAATGTATAAATGGGTTGATGAAAATGGCAAACTGTTTTTTTCTGATAAAGTGCCGCCGACTCAAAAACATTTGGAGCGTGAACAATTAAATAAAAATGCTCAGGTTATTCAACAAGTAGAAAAAAAAGAAGTTAAAAAAATAAAAGTAAAGACTAAAGACGATTTAATTGCGGAGGCACGTGATGAAGCGTTAAAAGTGAAACAAAAAATAGCCTTAGATAAACAACATAAGCGGGATAAATTTTTACGAAGCACCTTTGATAGTTTTGAGTTTATGCAAATAAGCCATAAAGGTCGGTTAAAATCCTTGGATATGAGCATACAAGCCTTAGATGATGGCCTTATTTTACAAAAAGAAGCCCTCATAAAGCAGAAAGAAAAGCTTGCAAATACTAATCAAGAGAATAAAGAGGCGTTGAAAAAAGAACACGCGGTTGTTTTAGAAATTGAAACTAAAATGCAGCAAGATCAATTAAAATTAGAATCAATATGTACAGATAGGGGGGAAACAGAAAAACAGCAACTCATTGATGAAAAGCGTTATTTATTGATTATGAAATCGAAATCGGAGAAACCCAATAACAAATAA
- a CDS encoding TIGR00645 family protein, giving the protein MDLRTKIEHTSEQIMYMSRWILAPIYMGLSLTLFALSLKFFQEIYHFLPHIFQMEETDLVLKILSLIDLALVGGMVVIVMFSGYENFVSEMNIGKTTEKLDWLGTHDYGSLKMKVAASVVAISSIHLLKIFMNVENTSNDKLLWYVVIHLTMVLSAFLMGYLDKLTKH; this is encoded by the coding sequence ATGGATCTAAGAACTAAAATTGAGCATACCTCAGAACAGATTATGTATATGAGTCGTTGGATATTAGCCCCTATTTATATGGGATTAAGTTTAACGTTATTCGCCTTATCTCTAAAATTTTTCCAAGAAATCTACCATTTTTTACCTCATATTTTTCAAATGGAAGAAACCGACTTAGTTCTTAAAATACTATCACTCATTGATCTTGCTTTAGTCGGCGGCATGGTGGTTATTGTGATGTTTAGTGGTTATGAAAATTTTGTTTCTGAAATGAATATTGGGAAAACAACAGAAAAATTAGATTGGCTAGGAACCCATGATTACGGCTCATTAAAAATGAAAGTGGCCGCCTCCGTAGTCGCTATTTCATCCATTCATTTACTCAAAATATTCATGAACGTAGAAAATACCAGTAACGACAAATTACTATGGTATGTTGTTATCCACTTAACAATGGTTTTATCCGCTTTTTTAATGGGGTATTTAGATAAATTAACCAAACATTAA
- the mazG gene encoding nucleoside triphosphate pyrophosphohydrolase: MSLKNTEKLLRIMSQLRDSEMGCAWDLKQDFISLIPHTIEEAYEVADAAERNDMGDLRSELGDLLLQVVFYSQMATEEGLFNFEQVAETICEKLINRHPHIFAGAVFKNDDERKQAWEMAKERERAAKKTETPSTSVLEGIANTIPALIKCEKIQDRAAHHGFDWQQTEPVFDKVLEELNEIKEAWKSGNQAHIQEEVGDLLLVTVNLARHLKVNPEIALKESNQKFTRRFHYIEQQVKQSGRTLRECKLSELDAYWDQAKIVLKK, translated from the coding sequence TTGAGCTTAAAAAACACGGAAAAGCTGCTCAGAATCATGTCACAATTACGTGATTCTGAAATGGGTTGTGCTTGGGATTTAAAGCAAGATTTTATAAGCTTAATTCCCCATACCATTGAGGAGGCTTATGAAGTCGCTGATGCCGCCGAACGTAATGACATGGGCGACTTACGGTCTGAATTAGGTGACTTACTACTTCAAGTTGTCTTTTATTCGCAAATGGCAACAGAAGAAGGTCTTTTTAATTTTGAGCAAGTAGCCGAAACTATTTGTGAAAAATTAATTAATCGTCATCCTCATATTTTTGCAGGGGCTGTATTTAAAAATGATGATGAACGGAAACAGGCGTGGGAAATGGCAAAAGAACGTGAACGCGCCGCTAAAAAAACCGAGACACCGTCCACCAGCGTTTTAGAGGGCATTGCTAATACTATTCCAGCCCTCATTAAATGTGAAAAAATACAAGATCGTGCCGCTCATCATGGTTTTGATTGGCAACAAACCGAACCTGTTTTTGATAAAGTTTTAGAAGAATTAAATGAAATCAAGGAGGCTTGGAAAAGTGGTAATCAGGCACATATTCAAGAAGAGGTGGGGGATTTATTATTAGTGACGGTAAACCTTGCCCGCCATCTAAAGGTGAATCCAGAAATCGCATTAAAAGAAAGTAACCAAAAATTTACACGTCGTTTTCATTATATAGAGCAGCAAGTCAAACAGTCAGGGCGAACATTACGGGAGTGTAAGCTCAGTGAATTAGATGCGTATTGGGATCAAGCAAAAATCGTGTTAAAAAAATAA